One segment of Odontesthes bonariensis isolate fOdoBon6 chromosome 1, fOdoBon6.hap1, whole genome shotgun sequence DNA contains the following:
- the LOC142382063 gene encoding uncharacterized protein LOC142382063 isoform X2 — protein MASSVLLLLQLLLLVSLVSASHFFGGSTTFSYKGRNPDGSYKLVMRNRETFDGCWSYWWWWQNCYSGNCGYTTGTSTTVIDQSTNAPQYNSQWCETETVETRILSSDKPFQMWAASCCWVSTRNSVFSWRLNTLVDLGIRSDTREPNRSPDIAILPFMRVPQNCPRTYKLASFDPDGDKVRCRYGNIPGLECDRCDQPSGFHLDQDSCTLHYQYSPANPSVYGFEMVVEDYSRGHIDLSYSDGSRSHKHPLIARRKRQAVLGQTTTAPTSTQQPWWWQSTTTAPTSTQQPWWWWGQTTTAPTSTQQPWWWQSTTTAPTSTQQPWWWWGQTTTAPTSTQQPWWWWGQTTTAPTSTQQPWWWQSTTTAPTSTQQPWWWWGQTTTAPTSTQQPWWWQSTTTAPTSTQQPWWWWGQTTTAPTSTQQPWWWWGQTTTQTPTITQTPTTTQTPTTTQTPTTTQTPTTTQTPTTTTRSYRTSSQAYVNTPPLSKLPLQFSLLVDPPAPSCQEGVYLPRFLTPTPENGAHIQAEVNKELEIRIRAQATHSVLQDVIFSGPTNVTMHRTTHDEFVIRWTPIEDDLGDHYPICFAAESATGSSINSYQTPPQSHSHFHATPTSQSGIYQSEMRCVVVDIVKKQIKAKVTCGEATMTVEVDKSSFFGLQEDHLRLSDSTNTACSLERYSNSTHIIAVIPLNACGTQIEEDDDNLIFKNEITTVKDNSALITRKHLVEARFYCQYPKKGNVTLGFTAHRKNVTVWEKGFGTFTYQFEFYPDSQFRAMIDPNSYPLEYDIGSRIHMQIEASSSVNNTEMFVESCTAAPYDNPNYHPTYPIIENGCTVDPTVQIYSPSNDKQFKFSMEAFKFIGLHDQVYISCSVMMCEAGNPNTRCAQGCMNSTWFNGHTHHHRKREAVIQSAKHLVSQGPLRLRRSADSSGGSVVNLNLNLVFIAGCLLAAVGMVCGVIIYKNKASRVKYQPLPSCES, from the exons ATGGCTTCATCAGTGCTGCTCCTCCTTCAGCTGCTCCTGCTGGTGTCGCTGGTGTCGGCGTCTCATTTCTTTGGTGGAAGCACAACCTTCAGCTACAAAGGAAGAAACCCTGATGGATCATATAAG TTGGTCATGCGCAACAGGGAAACCTTTGATGGATGTTGGTCTTACTGGTGGTGGTGGCAGAACTGTTACAGCGGCAACTGTGGTTACACCACTGGAACTTCGACAACTGTAATTGATCAGAGCACCAATGCACCACAATACAACAGCCAATGGTGTGAAACTGAAACAGTTGAGACAAGGATTCTCAGTAGTGACAAACCGTTTCAGATGTG GGCAGCAAGCTGTTGCTGGGTTTCAACACGTAACTCAGTCTTTAGCTGGAGGCTGAATACTCTTGTGGATTTGGGAATAAGATCAGACACCAGAGAACCCAACAGATCACCAGACATTGCCATTCTTCCCTTCATGAG AGTTCCTCAGAACTGCCCACGGACTTACAAGCTGGCATCCTTCGATCCTGATGGTGATAAAGTCCGATGCAGGTATGGGAATATCCCGGGTCTGGAGTGTGACCGATGCGACCAACCCTCAGGCTTCCACCTCGATCAG GACTCCTGCACATTACACTACCAATACTCCCCTGCTAATCCCAGCGTTTATGGATTTGAGATGGTGGTAGAAGACTACTCGCGAGGGCACATCGATCTATCTTACTCAGATGGATCCCGCTCTCACAAGCATCCACTGATTGCAAGGAGAAAGAGGCAAGCCGTGTTGGGTCAGACAACCACTGCGCCCAC CTCAACTCAACAGCCCTGGTGGTGGCAGTCTACAACCACTGCACCCACCTCAACTCAACAGCCCTGGTGGTGGTGGGGTCAGACAACCACTGCACCCACCTCAACTCAACAGCCCTGGTGGTGGCAGTCTACAACCACTGCACCCACCTCAACTCAACAGCCCTGGTGGTGGTGGGGTCAGACAACCACTGCACCCACCTCAACTCAACAGCCCTGGTGGTGGTGGGGTCAGACAACCACTGCGCCCACCTCAACTCAACAGCCCTGGTGGTGGCAGTCTACAACCACTGCACCCACCTCAACTCAACAGCCCTGGTGGTGGTGGGGTCAGACAACCACTGCGCCCACCTCAACTCAACAGCCCTGGTGGTGGCAGTCTACAACCACTGCACCCACCTCAACCCAACAGCCCTGGTGGTGGTGGGGTCAGACAACCACTGCACCCACCTCAACTCAACAGCCCTGGTGGTGGTGGGGTCAGACAACCACTCAAACACCGACCATCACTCAAACACCGACCACCACTCAAACACCGACCACCACTCAAACACCGACCACCACTCAAACACCGACCACCACTCAAACACCGACCACCACCACCAGGTCGTACCGAACCTCAAGTCAGGCGTACGTCAACACTCCTCCCCTCAGTAAACTACCACTGCAGTTCTCTTTACTCG TGGACCCACCTGCTCCATCATGCCAGGAGGGAGTCTACCTGCCTAGGTTTCTGACTCCGACACCTGAAAACGGAGCTCACATCCAGGCGGAGGTCAACAAAGAGCTGGAGATCAGAATCAGAGCACAGGCGACACATTCAGT ACTGCAAGATGTCATCTTCAGTGGCCCAACAAACGTCACCATGCACAGGACCACGCACGATGAGTTCGTCATCAGGTGGACACCCATCGAAGACGACCTGGGAGATCATTATCCAATCTGCTTTGCTGCGGAATCTGCAACAGG GTCATCTATAAACAGCTATCAAACCCCTCCCCAATCCCATTCTCATTTCCATGCAACTCCAACCTCACA GTCTGGCATCTATCAGTCCGAGATGAGGTGTGTTGTGGTGGACATCGTGAAGAAGCAAA TCAAAGCCAAAGTGACCTGCGGTGAAGCCACGATGACCGTGGAGGTTGACAAATCTTCCTTCTTTGGACTCCAAGAGGATCATCTTCGCCTCAGTGACTCCACCAACACCGCCTGCAGCCTAGAGAGATACTCCAACAGCACCCACATTATCGCCGTCATCCCCCTCAACGCTTGTGGCACTCAGATCGAG GAAGACGACGACAACCTTATTTTTAAGAATGAAATCACCACAGTGAAGGACAACAGCGCGCTGATCACCAGGAagcacctggtggaggctcgGTTCTACTGCCAGTACCCCAAAAAGGGGAACGTGACCCTGGGCTTCACGGCGCACAGAAAGAACGTCACAGTGTGGGAGAAAGGCTTCGGCACGTTCACCTACCAGTTTGAGTTCTACCCCGACAGCCAGTTCAGAGCCATGATTGACCCGAACTCCTACCCTCTGGAGTACGACATAGGGAGCAGGATTCACATGCAGATCGAAGCCTCGTCTTCGGTCAACAACACCGAGATGTTTGTGGAGTCCTGCACAGCTGCACCGTACGACAACCCCAACTACCACCCAACCTACCCCATCATTGAGAACGG CTGCACGGTGGACCCGACCGTTCAGATCTACTCGCCCTCCAACGACAAGCAGTTCAAGTTCAGCATGGAGGCCTTCAAGTTCATCGGCTTGCACGACCAG GTGTACATCAGCTGCTCAGTCATGATGTGTGAAGCAGGGAACCCCAACACCAGGTGCGCACAGGGGTGCATGAACTCCACGTGGTTCAACGGTCACACCCACCACCACCGTAAGAGAGAGGCTGTCATCCAGAGCGCAAAGCACCTGGTTTCCCAGGGTCCCCTGCGCCTGAGGCGCTCAGCAGACAGCAGCGGAGGCTCAG TGGtcaacctgaacctgaacctggttTTCATCGCTGGATGTCTTCTTGCTGCTGTTGGGATGGTCTGCGGCGTGatcatttacaaaaacaaagcgTCACGGGTCAAATACCAGCCTCTGCCTTCCTGTGAGAGTTAA
- the LOC142382063 gene encoding uncharacterized protein LOC142382063 isoform X1 produces MASSVLLLLQLLLLVSLVSASHFFGGSTTFSYKGRNPDGSYKLVMRNRETFDGCWSYWWWWQNCYSGNCGYTTGTSTTVIDQSTNAPQYNSQWCETETVETRILSSDKPFQMWAASCCWVSTRNSVFSWRLNTLVDLGIRSDTREPNRSPDIAILPFMRVPQNCPRTYKLASFDPDGDKVRCRYGNIPGLECDRCDQPSGFHLDQDSCTLHYQYSPANPSVYGFEMVVEDYSRGHIDLSYSDGSRSHKHPLIARRKRQAVLGQTTTAPTSTQQPWWWWGQTTTAPTSTQQPWWWQSTTTAPTSTQQPWWWWGQTTTAPTSTQQPWWWQSTTTAPTSTQQPWWWWGQTTTAPTSTQQPWWWWGQTTTAPTSTQQPWWWQSTTTAPTSTQQPWWWWGQTTTAPTSTQQPWWWQSTTTAPTSTQQPWWWWGQTTTAPTSTQQPWWWWGQTTTQTPTITQTPTTTQTPTTTQTPTTTQTPTTTQTPTTTTRSYRTSSQAYVNTPPLSKLPLQFSLLVDPPAPSCQEGVYLPRFLTPTPENGAHIQAEVNKELEIRIRAQATHSVLQDVIFSGPTNVTMHRTTHDEFVIRWTPIEDDLGDHYPICFAAESATGSSINSYQTPPQSHSHFHATPTSQSGIYQSEMRCVVVDIVKKQIKAKVTCGEATMTVEVDKSSFFGLQEDHLRLSDSTNTACSLERYSNSTHIIAVIPLNACGTQIEEDDDNLIFKNEITTVKDNSALITRKHLVEARFYCQYPKKGNVTLGFTAHRKNVTVWEKGFGTFTYQFEFYPDSQFRAMIDPNSYPLEYDIGSRIHMQIEASSSVNNTEMFVESCTAAPYDNPNYHPTYPIIENGCTVDPTVQIYSPSNDKQFKFSMEAFKFIGLHDQVYISCSVMMCEAGNPNTRCAQGCMNSTWFNGHTHHHRKREAVIQSAKHLVSQGPLRLRRSADSSGGSVVNLNLNLVFIAGCLLAAVGMVCGVIIYKNKASRVKYQPLPSCES; encoded by the exons ATGGCTTCATCAGTGCTGCTCCTCCTTCAGCTGCTCCTGCTGGTGTCGCTGGTGTCGGCGTCTCATTTCTTTGGTGGAAGCACAACCTTCAGCTACAAAGGAAGAAACCCTGATGGATCATATAAG TTGGTCATGCGCAACAGGGAAACCTTTGATGGATGTTGGTCTTACTGGTGGTGGTGGCAGAACTGTTACAGCGGCAACTGTGGTTACACCACTGGAACTTCGACAACTGTAATTGATCAGAGCACCAATGCACCACAATACAACAGCCAATGGTGTGAAACTGAAACAGTTGAGACAAGGATTCTCAGTAGTGACAAACCGTTTCAGATGTG GGCAGCAAGCTGTTGCTGGGTTTCAACACGTAACTCAGTCTTTAGCTGGAGGCTGAATACTCTTGTGGATTTGGGAATAAGATCAGACACCAGAGAACCCAACAGATCACCAGACATTGCCATTCTTCCCTTCATGAG AGTTCCTCAGAACTGCCCACGGACTTACAAGCTGGCATCCTTCGATCCTGATGGTGATAAAGTCCGATGCAGGTATGGGAATATCCCGGGTCTGGAGTGTGACCGATGCGACCAACCCTCAGGCTTCCACCTCGATCAG GACTCCTGCACATTACACTACCAATACTCCCCTGCTAATCCCAGCGTTTATGGATTTGAGATGGTGGTAGAAGACTACTCGCGAGGGCACATCGATCTATCTTACTCAGATGGATCCCGCTCTCACAAGCATCCACTGATTGCAAGGAGAAAGAGGCAAGCCGTGTTGGGTCAGACAACCACTGCGCCCACCTCAACTCAACAGCCCTGGTGGTGGTGGGGTCAGACAACCACTGCACCCACCTCAACTCAACAGCCCTGGTGGTGGCAGTCTACAACCACTGCACCCACCTCAACTCAACAGCCCTGGTGGTGGTGGGGTCAGACAACCACTGCACCCACCTCAACTCAACAGCCCTGGTGGTGGCAGTCTACAACCACTGCACCCACCTCAACTCAACAGCCCTGGTGGTGGTGGGGTCAGACAACCACTGCACCCACCTCAACTCAACAGCCCTGGTGGTGGTGGGGTCAGACAACCACTGCGCCCACCTCAACTCAACAGCCCTGGTGGTGGCAGTCTACAACCACTGCACCCACCTCAACTCAACAGCCCTGGTGGTGGTGGGGTCAGACAACCACTGCGCCCACCTCAACTCAACAGCCCTGGTGGTGGCAGTCTACAACCACTGCACCCACCTCAACCCAACAGCCCTGGTGGTGGTGGGGTCAGACAACCACTGCACCCACCTCAACTCAACAGCCCTGGTGGTGGTGGGGTCAGACAACCACTCAAACACCGACCATCACTCAAACACCGACCACCACTCAAACACCGACCACCACTCAAACACCGACCACCACTCAAACACCGACCACCACTCAAACACCGACCACCACCACCAGGTCGTACCGAACCTCAAGTCAGGCGTACGTCAACACTCCTCCCCTCAGTAAACTACCACTGCAGTTCTCTTTACTCG TGGACCCACCTGCTCCATCATGCCAGGAGGGAGTCTACCTGCCTAGGTTTCTGACTCCGACACCTGAAAACGGAGCTCACATCCAGGCGGAGGTCAACAAAGAGCTGGAGATCAGAATCAGAGCACAGGCGACACATTCAGT ACTGCAAGATGTCATCTTCAGTGGCCCAACAAACGTCACCATGCACAGGACCACGCACGATGAGTTCGTCATCAGGTGGACACCCATCGAAGACGACCTGGGAGATCATTATCCAATCTGCTTTGCTGCGGAATCTGCAACAGG GTCATCTATAAACAGCTATCAAACCCCTCCCCAATCCCATTCTCATTTCCATGCAACTCCAACCTCACA GTCTGGCATCTATCAGTCCGAGATGAGGTGTGTTGTGGTGGACATCGTGAAGAAGCAAA TCAAAGCCAAAGTGACCTGCGGTGAAGCCACGATGACCGTGGAGGTTGACAAATCTTCCTTCTTTGGACTCCAAGAGGATCATCTTCGCCTCAGTGACTCCACCAACACCGCCTGCAGCCTAGAGAGATACTCCAACAGCACCCACATTATCGCCGTCATCCCCCTCAACGCTTGTGGCACTCAGATCGAG GAAGACGACGACAACCTTATTTTTAAGAATGAAATCACCACAGTGAAGGACAACAGCGCGCTGATCACCAGGAagcacctggtggaggctcgGTTCTACTGCCAGTACCCCAAAAAGGGGAACGTGACCCTGGGCTTCACGGCGCACAGAAAGAACGTCACAGTGTGGGAGAAAGGCTTCGGCACGTTCACCTACCAGTTTGAGTTCTACCCCGACAGCCAGTTCAGAGCCATGATTGACCCGAACTCCTACCCTCTGGAGTACGACATAGGGAGCAGGATTCACATGCAGATCGAAGCCTCGTCTTCGGTCAACAACACCGAGATGTTTGTGGAGTCCTGCACAGCTGCACCGTACGACAACCCCAACTACCACCCAACCTACCCCATCATTGAGAACGG CTGCACGGTGGACCCGACCGTTCAGATCTACTCGCCCTCCAACGACAAGCAGTTCAAGTTCAGCATGGAGGCCTTCAAGTTCATCGGCTTGCACGACCAG GTGTACATCAGCTGCTCAGTCATGATGTGTGAAGCAGGGAACCCCAACACCAGGTGCGCACAGGGGTGCATGAACTCCACGTGGTTCAACGGTCACACCCACCACCACCGTAAGAGAGAGGCTGTCATCCAGAGCGCAAAGCACCTGGTTTCCCAGGGTCCCCTGCGCCTGAGGCGCTCAGCAGACAGCAGCGGAGGCTCAG TGGtcaacctgaacctgaacctggttTTCATCGCTGGATGTCTTCTTGCTGCTGTTGGGATGGTCTGCGGCGTGatcatttacaaaaacaaagcgTCACGGGTCAAATACCAGCCTCTGCCTTCCTGTGAGAGTTAA